In Oreochromis niloticus isolate F11D_XX linkage group LG22, O_niloticus_UMD_NMBU, whole genome shotgun sequence, the sequence AACATTGTTTGGAATCACTTTTACGGCAGAACAAAGAAATTTGCAGCAGTTATGTTAATAATATGCGCATCCGCTGCATCCGCTGAAAAGCTGCGGCCGCGTGTGTAAGTCGACAgctgcaataaagaagtgtactgaaaAGTGCGAACATGTGGTCGGGTCTGTCGTGCATCGTTTATAGTGGTGCCAAAACCCAGGACTGGGGCACGACAGACCGCACACCAGCTGCGGCTTTTCTGTCATTGTTTCGTTTAGATGGGGCGTGAAAATATTTCCTCCTGCCACGTGGGGAATGATGTAAAAATTGTAGTATCGGCATCTTTAGAGAGCATTTCTTGAATAAAGATGATGCTTACGTTCATCTTTTTAcagaacagaaagaaaccttTCATTTTCGTTACATCCCTTAaattaacagaaagaaaagagatgTGATGTTTTTAAGTTGAGCCATAAGGAATGAACCGATCACTTTTACAGTAATAAGTGCGTTAGTTAAACACGTGAAGTTTGCTTAACAACTAAATCCTGATCTAATTAAGATTTAGATACTCAACTCACTAGCTTGGAAAATTTAATCAATTCAGATCCGACTAAACTCGGCTGCTATCCAACCCAAGTACTGAGGTTAGTTAACATCTGAAAAATCTTGTTTGATGGAACGCCAGAGTTCGCCTTCCGGTAAACTGCATGATGATCTGTCAGGGATGATTAACGATGCGGGACCCAGATGATGTACAGAGTGAAGCCCATTTTCTCCTTCCAGTGTGGGAGGGCTTTCTCCAGAATTGTCGGAGGTGTTTCCTTCTTTTATCCAGTTCTGTCTTAACTTCCATTTCATTTTATATCGTTCTTGTTCTGCCACTTTCATTTCCAATTGTATGGCTTTTCTTTtgagctgtgtgttttttgctCTGAGCTCTTTCACttctaatttttgtttttgttgtctttcCATTCTCTAATTTTGGCTGAGTTGAATACTGCTGCTTTGGCAATGCTGGCTATTGTCCCAAGTCCTCCATAATAGTTTCCTTGTGAGTTAGGTTGAAGTTAGAACTCGTCAGGATCTTGTTTTAAGGAGCTGTTTACAAGACGTCCGATCCCTCCGCAATCTCGCCAAGGACATTTTGCGGAATAAGAGGATAATCACGTCTGTGTAATAAACTCGATTCTTATCAACTTTAAATCAACGTTCCTGTCGATTTTAGCAGAACAGCTGTGGAAGACCACGAGTCTGATTCtccataaagaaaaaagaactacTTTCTTACAATGAGGCAGtgaaatattcatttattttaatagtcTCATAATAAAAATAGTCCCAGAGTGTTATTTAAAACAATTTCCTCCACGTACATTGATGGCCTCTGAATGTAAAGTCATGTTAATGTCATGTTAAGCATTTTGTTAATAAGGCGATGGGTTGATATCCTCCTTAGGTCCCTCCCCTTATGAAGATGGTCCTTGAGTCATTTCCTCATTCTCCAATTACACTTAATGACTTAGTTGGTATAATGTTTAAGATGAAACCTTCATCACCCTCGTTAAAGTTGTACCTTCCTCTGTCCTGTGTGGATCTCACTGAGCCAGGGTTTAACTATGCTAAGGCTTAATTCCCTTACTTAACACTTTAACCCCTAACACGCTGCTAGCCAAAGGTTTTGGCAACAAAATTACTATAACTTTTGAACAGTTTGTGAAAGCAGCGACTGCGCTTTTTAGCGATAATAGAGTCATTACCGTAATCCCAAGCACGTGTCACAGTAGCCCTGGAAAGGCTGGTTCACCAAAAATAGCCTCTGTGCCAAGACTGAGGCCATGATTACAGCTCCTCAGTCTTCTCCTTAGTGATTGCTTCGGTTTGCTCGTCTGCAGAAACCAGTGTTTGTGACCGCAGTCTGCAGACCTTTGGTTTTAAACCGTTTTATCACATTAAAAAGCCCAGAATAAAAGATGCAGACacactttttatgtttttgatcTCTTTACTTCCTCAGGTGAAGTCTTGGTTTCTGATGGTAGGTGGTTCCTCTAAATGGGAATCTTGATACCTTCACCTTCAGCACAGAaacctgcagagagaaacagacagtcACATCACCTGATTCACCTCAGACTGATTTCTCAGATTCTGGTGCAAACAGTTAAAGTGAAGCACTTTTCTCAGGGTTGTAGATGAAGTCCGGGTCTCCGGAGAAGCCCAAGCATGTTGCCTGCTGCTTGAAATGTTCCAGCTCCGGCTCCTTCAGGGTTGACTCTTTGCctgcaaacaaaaacactcaaatgGATGGACattttggattttaaatgagACATTTAATTTCTGTGGCTGATTTTCGTCCTACCCAGAAGATAAAGAGAATGAGCAACGATCTCATCGCTGGCCTCTATATCGATCTTCAGTAATTTAAGCAGATGTTTGGTGTTTCTAGCCGTGCTGTTTATCACGAAGACGAGGCAGCCGTCACAACTCGGCAGCAAGTAGAACGAAGACGTGGAGTTGGCCACTGGGAACAGAAACATttcatgtaataacaacatgatCTTCATCTGAAACAGGAAGTCCATCTTCACCTCGAGGACTGAAAACCTCACGTAGGAAAACGCCAGAGATCAATTTACAAAAGAGACAAATACACAATCTAATATTAAAAGAGACAATTAAATCAGACACAAAGAGTTTTTAACTGAAAATTACTTAGAAGATATGCAGGAAAATGACATAAAAACCTGGGGATAAATGTAAAATCATCTAAAAAAGCAGCTAAAAATCCATTAGAATGAccttaaatagaagaaaaaaagaacagaaaaatatcaAGCTGTTTGAATAAACTGATTTCAGAGAAAATATGAGTAATGGAAGAAACAATATTACTGGAAACAAATTAAATAGTTAATCTAAAATGAGACAGAACAGGAAAAAGAATCATCAAAACTTTGCAGCTTTTATGTTGGAACTTCTCTGTAGTGTGTCAGATCCGATGGGGATGCGTACTTTCCACCGTGGCAGTGTTTCCTTCAAAGGTTACGTTCGTCGTTGAAGCCATGCAGGTTCCATTACTGAGaacatcagagagaaagaataaACTCACACCCACTTCAGAAACTCTCATGCCCTCAGTTACTGTCTGTTGCCTGCTGTTGTCCCCTGCTACCCCCTGTTCTGTTGTTACCTTCTGCTTCCCTCTGTCTCCCCAGTTGCCCTCTACTGTCCCCTGCTACCCCGTTACTGTTTGTTGACCTCTGCAGTCTCCTGTCACCCtttgctgccctctgctgtcCCCTACTGCCCCCTGCTCCCCTCTGTTGTCTCTTGTTAACCCCTGCT encodes:
- the tbtbp gene encoding uncharacterized protein tbtbp, whose amino-acid sequence is MNLWLSCRFHFLFAALVLSSSALTPEECKPLVTPLSMEDPSVMYGRVNFLLGYTSHDVYKAFLNLTDSSWVKISASPVHSGEVVMSQENRINGTCMASTTNVTFEGNTATVEMANSTSSFYLLPSCDGCLVFVINSTARNTKHLLKLLKIDIEASDEIVAHSLYLLGKESTLKEPELEHFKQQATCLGFSGDPDFIYNPEKSFCAEGEGIKIPI